A window of the Microbacterium sp. LWH13-1.2 genome harbors these coding sequences:
- a CDS encoding HNH endonuclease signature motif containing protein, which translates to MNSTVKLLDRVIADLDTVLSDDALAGLSDADRVTVLQGAGAVFRRAEAVIVETIATGDAGDFPHSVGCRGVNELLQRTVRVDVRGASRVDTVVDLVRRPVSLAGERMPARWSELRLALLDGVVGVAGFLAATGPIEKVWDRLSVDQRLAADVALAGCARGHGVDTGVEGDAPGPAPTAQDLKALAEDLASMFDPDGEEPKDEDSRRRRGITIGRLQDGVHAIRGYLTPDVAAQLQLIMDAILNPKGDGPPMPGVHFAPSDGDGDGDDADAGAGAGAGTGARGGAGVDADADADPDPFNSDPRCVLDDRTASQKRHDALAMVFAIAARHRDMPTLGGSSPVLVVTVDAKDLAAHGSHAAGAAFGNAASGTGGAGGNNGWATIPGSGAHVPVSVAAHVACAGTIQRVLMDEGRIIGITTTDRVFTVHQRRAIIARDKECLIPGCHVPASWCEIHHVTEHARGGPTHTDNGVPLCWWHHRSLGTWGWEIRMDEGLPQVRGPRWWDPDQRWRIPRLSLPRIRHGSPILARIG; encoded by the coding sequence ATGAACAGCACGGTGAAGCTTCTGGATCGGGTCATCGCCGACCTCGACACGGTGCTGTCCGACGACGCGCTCGCCGGGCTGTCGGACGCGGATCGGGTCACCGTGTTGCAGGGTGCCGGGGCTGTCTTCCGGCGTGCGGAGGCGGTGATCGTCGAGACGATCGCGACGGGAGACGCGGGTGACTTTCCGCACTCGGTGGGGTGTCGGGGTGTGAATGAGTTGTTGCAGCGGACGGTGCGGGTGGATGTGCGGGGTGCATCGCGGGTCGACACGGTCGTCGATCTGGTGCGACGGCCGGTGAGTCTGGCGGGGGAGCGGATGCCGGCCCGGTGGTCGGAGTTGCGGCTCGCGCTGTTGGACGGGGTGGTCGGGGTGGCGGGGTTCCTCGCGGCGACGGGCCCGATCGAGAAGGTGTGGGATCGTCTCAGCGTGGATCAACGCCTGGCGGCGGATGTCGCGCTGGCGGGGTGCGCGCGCGGGCACGGGGTCGACACGGGCGTCGAGGGGGACGCGCCGGGTCCGGCGCCGACGGCGCAGGATTTGAAGGCTCTTGCGGAGGATCTCGCGTCGATGTTCGACCCGGACGGGGAGGAACCGAAAGATGAGGACTCCCGCCGTCGGCGAGGGATCACGATCGGGCGTCTCCAGGACGGTGTGCACGCGATCCGGGGATATCTGACCCCGGACGTCGCGGCACAACTGCAGCTGATCATGGACGCGATCCTCAACCCCAAGGGTGACGGCCCGCCCATGCCCGGAGTCCACTTCGCCCCCAGCGACGGCGACGGCGACGGCGACGATGCCGACGCGGGTGCGGGTGCGGGTGCGGGCACGGGTGCCCGTGGGGGTGCGGGTGTCGATGCGGACGCGGATGCGGATCCGGATCCGTTCAACTCGGATCCGCGGTGCGTGCTCGATGATCGCACCGCGTCGCAGAAACGCCACGACGCTCTGGCGATGGTGTTCGCGATCGCGGCCCGTCACAGGGACATGCCCACCCTTGGTGGGTCGTCACCGGTGCTCGTCGTGACCGTCGACGCGAAAGACCTCGCCGCTCACGGCTCGCACGCAGCCGGTGCGGCCTTCGGGAACGCTGCGTCCGGAACGGGCGGAGCGGGCGGCAACAACGGCTGGGCGACGATCCCCGGATCCGGTGCCCACGTGCCCGTCTCGGTCGCCGCGCACGTCGCCTGCGCCGGGACCATCCAACGGGTGCTGATGGATGAGGGCAGGATCATCGGCATCACCACCACCGACCGGGTCTTCACCGTGCACCAACGCCGAGCGATCATCGCCCGCGACAAGGAATGCTTGATCCCCGGCTGTCATGTGCCGGCGTCGTGGTGTGAGATTCACCACGTCACCGAGCATGCGCGGGGTGGTCCGACGCATACGGACAACGGTGTGCCGTTGTGCTGGTGGCATCACCGATCCCTCGGCACCTGGGGGTGGGAGATCCGGATGGACGAGGGCCTCCCGCAGGTGCGGGGACCGCGATGGTGGGACCCTGACCAGCGCTGGCGCATCCCGAGGCTCAGCCTCCCGCGGATCCGCCACGGATCACCCATACTCGCTCGCATCGGCTGA
- a CDS encoding response regulator transcription factor has product MSQIRVVIVDDDPLVRSALSHFVSRDPEIMVIAEAESGLEGIEVVERERPDVVMMDVQMPEMNGIEATAVISERWPEVKILAVTTLDGSDTVLPMLSAGASGYLLKDSSAASILEGVREVYSGASSLSPRIASLLIKHVRDTEPVGNDGTLEVLTDREQEVLQRLAQGMSNAEIARTLIVSEGTVKAHLGRIMSKWHVRDRVQILVTAAHAGLVEFR; this is encoded by the coding sequence ATGTCGCAAATCCGTGTCGTGATCGTCGACGACGACCCCCTCGTGCGCTCCGCGCTCTCCCACTTCGTCTCTCGAGACCCTGAAATCATGGTGATCGCCGAGGCCGAGTCGGGGCTGGAGGGCATCGAGGTGGTGGAACGCGAGCGTCCTGACGTCGTGATGATGGACGTGCAGATGCCGGAGATGAACGGCATCGAGGCGACTGCCGTGATCAGCGAACGCTGGCCCGAGGTCAAGATCCTGGCCGTGACCACGCTGGATGGAAGCGACACAGTGCTGCCGATGCTCAGCGCCGGCGCGTCGGGGTATCTGTTGAAGGACTCGAGTGCGGCCAGCATTCTCGAGGGTGTGCGCGAGGTGTACAGCGGCGCGAGCTCGCTGTCCCCGCGGATCGCGTCGCTGCTGATCAAGCACGTGCGCGACACCGAACCGGTGGGCAATGACGGCACACTGGAGGTGCTGACCGACCGTGAGCAGGAGGTGCTGCAGCGCCTGGCCCAGGGCATGTCGAACGCCGAGATCGCGCGGACGCTCATCGTCTCAGAGGGGACGGTGAAGGCCCACCTCGGTCGCATCATGTCGAAGTGGCATGTGCGTGACCGCGTGCAGATTCTCGTCACGGCAGCGCACGCCGGACTCGTCGAGTTCCGCTGA
- a CDS encoding GNAT family N-acetyltransferase produces the protein MAELRAVVMRPDLERLGRYDPVRVRQRFLDAFAPENTHVIVVDGEDVGLIAVRGEPDAGWIEHFYLAPGSQGRGLGSAVLARVLMERGAAGQPFRLNVLQGSPARRLYERHGFVLESEDTVDVFLKAESVRG, from the coding sequence ATGGCGGAGCTGCGGGCGGTCGTCATGCGCCCCGATCTGGAGCGCCTGGGCCGGTACGACCCCGTGCGCGTGCGCCAGCGGTTCCTCGATGCGTTCGCTCCGGAGAACACGCACGTGATCGTCGTGGACGGAGAGGATGTCGGTCTCATCGCGGTCCGTGGCGAGCCCGATGCCGGGTGGATCGAGCACTTCTACCTCGCGCCGGGTTCGCAAGGGCGTGGGCTGGGCTCTGCGGTGCTCGCTCGCGTCCTGATGGAGCGTGGTGCGGCTGGGCAGCCGTTCCGCCTCAACGTGCTGCAGGGGAGTCCGGCACGTCGGTTGTATGAGAGGCACGGCTTCGTGCTCGAGAGCGAGGATACGGTCGACGTGTTCCTGAAGGCGGAGTCGGTGCGAGGCTGA
- a CDS encoding EamA family transporter — translation MSALAFALVFAAAVTHAAWNVIAHGVSKAGMPFLWWGAVGGTVVWIGVIPFTGGLGTDDLCGFLLGVGVSAVLHVVYMAVLQRGYREGNLSTVYATARGTGPFLSVIVAVLLLGERPSALALIGVAAIILGVVAIGLVDRGRSSRSRRVVDPGLLFGLLTGVAIAVYTIWDANAVRTWNLSPVAFMVGTMLLEIPFYSIGVRGRWEAVRTLGRTQWRRIVAFSILSPLSYILVLTAIQIAPVALVAPLREVSVVLVSLFGVFALKESRPGWRIAASAVVAAGIVLLAL, via the coding sequence ATGTCCGCTCTCGCCTTCGCTCTCGTCTTCGCCGCCGCGGTCACCCACGCTGCGTGGAACGTCATCGCGCACGGGGTGAGCAAGGCTGGCATGCCGTTCCTGTGGTGGGGCGCCGTCGGGGGCACTGTCGTGTGGATCGGGGTCATCCCGTTCACCGGCGGGCTCGGTACCGACGACCTGTGTGGCTTCCTGCTGGGCGTCGGGGTGTCCGCCGTGCTCCATGTGGTCTACATGGCGGTCCTGCAGCGCGGATACCGCGAGGGCAACCTGTCCACCGTCTACGCGACCGCGAGGGGCACAGGGCCGTTCCTGTCGGTCATCGTCGCCGTCCTGCTGCTCGGGGAGCGCCCGTCCGCCCTCGCTCTCATCGGGGTCGCTGCGATCATCCTCGGAGTGGTCGCGATCGGGCTCGTCGACCGCGGACGCTCGTCCCGCTCACGACGAGTCGTCGACCCCGGGCTCCTGTTCGGCCTCCTCACCGGCGTCGCGATCGCGGTCTACACGATCTGGGATGCGAACGCCGTGCGCACCTGGAACCTGTCGCCCGTCGCGTTCATGGTCGGCACGATGCTGCTCGAGATCCCGTTCTACTCGATCGGCGTGCGCGGGCGGTGGGAAGCCGTCCGCACGCTCGGCCGCACGCAATGGCGACGCATCGTGGCGTTCAGCATCCTGTCGCCGCTGTCATACATCCTGGTGCTCACGGCCATCCAGATCGCGCCCGTCGCCCTCGTCGCCCCGCTGCGCGAGGTCAGCGTCGTGCTGGTCTCTCTGTTCGGCGTCTTCGCGCTGAAGGAGAGCAGGCCGGGGTGGCGGATCGCCGCCTCCGCCGTCGTCGCCGCCGGGATCGTGCTGCTCGCGCTGTAG